The Solanum lycopersicum chromosome 6, SLM_r2.1 genome has a window encoding:
- the LOC101249094 gene encoding phospholipase A1-Ibeta2, chloroplastic, which produces MQIGTALPNLHLLQPQGVNFKCNAQTVKTISSSTEMTKKHISNLEKLLQKTNPIDSSRPVIEPSSNRLIENRRKNLLEGLNLANIWPDEMRKAAEDMSPRHLNRLKRLLSSKSMEYSPRNNLANRWREYHGSNNWLGLLDPLDENLRRELVRYGEFIQSAYHCFHTDPATSADEVLPERHVALPDRSYKVTKSLYATSSIGLPKWVDDVAPDLRWMTQRSSWIGYVAVCDDRSEIQRMGRRDIVIALRGTATCLEWAENFRDLLVEQNDNNDEGVVQSKVECGFLSLYKTSDHRVPSLAESVVNEVQRLIEKYKGEPLSITVTGHSLGAALSLLVADDLSTCVPNAPPVAVFSFGGPRVGNRGFADRLNDNNVKVLRIVNNQDVITRVPGMFVSESLDKKLRESGAGRVLEMLDCRMPWAYSHVGTEFRVDTKMSPFLKPNADVACCHDLEAYLHLVDGFTASNCPFRPNAKRSLVRLLNEQRSNFKRLYTSKGKDLTINLDREHNFPTSSCLPSPSS; this is translated from the coding sequence ATGCAGATCGGAACAGCACTTCCAAATCTTCACCTTTTACAGCCACAGGGAGTCAACTTTAAGTGCAATGCACAAACTGTAAAAACAATCTCATCATCAACAGAGATGACGAAAAAACACATTTCCAATCTCGAAAAGCTTCTGCAGAAGACGAACCCAATTGATTCATCGAGACCTGTAATTGAACCATCCAGTAATAGGTTGATAGAGAATAGGAGAAAAAACTTGTTGGAAGGGCTCAATTTGGCCAACATTTGGcctgatgagatgagaaaagcTGCAGAGGATATGTCGCCAAGGCATTTGAATAGACTAAAAAGGCTATTATCGTCAAAATCAATGGAATATTCTCCTCGGAACAATCTCGCGAACCGGTGGAGAGAGTATCACGGCAGCAATAACTGGCTCGGGCTACTCGATCCACTCGACGAAAATCTCCGGCGAGAATTAGTCCGGTACGGGGAATTCATACAATCGGCTTATCACTGTTTTCACACCGACCCGGCCACGTCAGCAGATGAGGTTCTGCCAGAGAGACACGTGGCGCTGCCGGATAGATCATACAAGGTGACGAAAAGCTTATACGCAACTTCGTCTATTGGGTTGCCGAAGTGGGTGGATGACGTGGCACCTGATCTCAGATGGATGACTCAGCGATCTAGCTGGATCGGGTACGTGGCAGTGTGTGATGACAGGAGTGAGATTCAACGAATGGGAAGGAGAGACATAGTTATCGCGTTACGAGGGACCGCCACTTGTTTAGAGTGGGCAGAGAATTTCCGTGACTTGTTGGTAGAACAAAATGATAATAACGACGAAGGAGTAGTACAATCTAAAGTAGAATGTGGATTTTTAAGTTTATACAAAACAAGTGATCATCGTGTACCAAGTTTAGCTGAATCAGTTGTTAACGAAGTGCAAAGATTAATCGAAAAATACAAAGGTGAACCTTTAAGCATTACCGTCACCGGGCACAGTCTCGGTGCGGCATTATCCCTTTTGGTCGCAGATGATTTAAGCACGTGTGTGCCGAACGCCCCGCCCGTAGCCGTTTTTTCCTTCGGAGGCCCACGAGTAGGCAACCGGGGTTTCGCGGATCGTCTTAACGATAATAATGTTAAGGTTCTACGTATCGTGAACAATCAAGACGTGATCACGAGGGTTCCAGGAATGTTTGTGAGCGAATCACTCGATAAGAAGTTAAGAGAATCGGGTGCGGGTCGTGTGCTAGAGATGTTAGATTGTAGAATGCCATGGGCGTACTCACACGTTGGGACTGAATTCAGAGTTGATACAAAGATGTCTCCTTTTTTGAAGCCTAACGCGGATGTTGCGTGCTGCCATGATTTAGAGGCGTATTTGCATTTGGTGGATGGATTTACGGCATCTAATTGTCCATTCAGGCCTAATGCCAAGAGAAGTCTTGTGAGGCTACTAAATGAacaaaggtctaattttaaaaGACTTTACACTAGCAAGGGAAAGGATTTGACTATCAATCTGGATAGAGAACACAATTTCCCTACATCTAGTTGTTTGCCTAGTCCATCATCATGA
- the LOC101248786 gene encoding monooxygenase 2 isoform X1, translated as MALSSSTLLLVKSHISLSSFSNPSLYFRRGETRLRVRPISLSIINARADERKEDIVIVGAGIAGLATAVSLQRLGIRTLVLEQGESLRTGGTSLTLFKNGWKALDAIGVGNDLRSQFLEIQGRCFSWLMISLGIRLENHWFIFEEYPRICRMAIKSEDGRELRSFRFKDEDESQEVRAVERRVLLETLASRLPPDAISFSSKLANIERSENGETLLKLEDGIRISAKILIACDGIRSPVAKLMGFPEPNYVGHCAFRGLAYFPEGQPFEPKVNYIYGKGVRAGYVPVSETKVYWFICYNSSSPGPKITDPSILRQQAEQLVKNWPTELINLINLTPDDTIIRTSLVDRWLWPSISPPASTGSIVLVGDAWHPMTPNLGQGACCALEDSIVLTKKLAEAIKSKRTSVEDAFKAYGSERWPRIFPLTVRAYLVGALLQWDNPVICAVRDNIVVPKLVRLGPVLEHTNFEFDPL; from the exons atGGCTTTATCCTCTTCCACTCTGTTGCTTGTGAAATCCCAtatctctctttcttctttttcgaACCCATCACTGTATTTCAGACGAGGTGAAACCAGACTTCGAGTCAGACCCATTTCTTTGTCCATTATAAATGCTCGAGCTGAtgagagaaaagaagatattGTCATCGTCGGAGCTGGAATTGCTGGTCTTGCTACTGCTGTTTCTCTTCAGAG GCTGGGTATTAGAACATTGGTACTTGAGCAGGGTGAATCATTGAGGACCGGAGGAACCTCACTAACCCTTTTTAAAAATGGATGGAAGGCTTTGGATGCTATTGGAGTTGGCAATGATCTCAGGAGTCAGTTTCTTGAAATTCAAGG AAGATGCTTCTCTTGGTTAATGATTTCCTTGGGTATCCGTTTAG AAAATCACTGGTTTATATTTGAAGAATATCCTCGGATTTGCAGGATGGCTATAAAATCAGAAGATGGAAGAGAATTGCGCTCTTTCAGGTTCAAAGATGAGGATGAAAG TCAAGAAGTCCGTGCTGTGGAGAGAAGAGTCCTACTGGAAACACTTGCCAGTAGGCTACCACCAGATGCTATTTCTTTTTCCTCAAAGCTGGCAAACATTGAAAGAAGTGAAAATGGTGAAACCTTGTTGAAACTTGAAGATGGTATTCGGATATCTGCCAAG ATATTGATCGCTTGTGATGGGATTCGGTCACCAGTGGCCAAGTTGATGGGGTTTCCAGAGCCTAACTATGTAGGACATTGTGCATTTCGAGGCCTAGCATATTTCCCGGAAGGACAGCCATTTGAACCAAAAGTAAACTACATTTATGGAAAAGGAGTGCGTGCTGGATATGTTCCTGTATCTGAAACCAAAGTCTATTGGTTTATCTGCTACAATAGCTCGTCACCAG GTCCAAAGATAACAGATCCATCTATTTTGAGACAGCAGGCTGAACAACTCGTTAAAAATTGGCCAACCGAACTAATAAACCTCATCAATCTTACACCAGACGACACAATCATAAGAACCAGCCTAGTAGATAGATGGCTTTGGCCCTCAATCAGCCCTCCAGCCTCTACTGGCAGTATTGTGCTGGTTGGCGATGCATGGCACCCAATGACACCAAATCTCGGTCAAGGTGCTTGTTGTGCACTTGAAGATTCAATAGTTTTGACAAAAAAACTTGCAGAAGCTATCAAATCTAAACGTACTTCAGTCGAGGACGCATTCAAAGCATATGGAAGTGAAAGATGGCCCCGTATATTTCCATTAACAGTACGTGCATACCTTGTAGGTGCACTATTACAGTGGGATAATCCAGTTATATGTGCTGTTAGGGATAACATTGTTGTACCTAAGCTTGTGAGGCTTGGACCAGTTCTGGAGCAtactaattttgaatttgaccCTCTATAA
- the LOC101248786 gene encoding monooxygenase 2 isoform X3: MDGRLWMLLELAMISGVSFLKFKENHWFIFEEYPRICRMAIKSEDGRELRSFRFKDEDESQEVRAVERRVLLETLASRLPPDAISFSSKLANIERSENGETLLKLEDGIRISAKILIACDGIRSPVAKLMGFPEPNYVGHCAFRGLAYFPEGQPFEPKVNYIYGKGVRAGYVPVSETKVYWFICYNSSSPGPKITDPSILRQQAEQLVKNWPTELINLINLTPDDTIIRTSLVDRWLWPSISPPASTGSIVLVGDAWHPMTPNLGQGACCALEDSIVLTKKLAEAIKSKRTSVEDAFKAYGSERWPRIFPLTVRAYLVGALLQWDNPVICAVRDNIVVPKLVRLGPVLEHTNFEFDPL, encoded by the exons ATGGATGGAAGGCTTTGGATGCTATTGGAGTTGGCAATGATCTCAGGAGTCAGTTTCTTGAAATTCAAGG AAAATCACTGGTTTATATTTGAAGAATATCCTCGGATTTGCAGGATGGCTATAAAATCAGAAGATGGAAGAGAATTGCGCTCTTTCAGGTTCAAAGATGAGGATGAAAG TCAAGAAGTCCGTGCTGTGGAGAGAAGAGTCCTACTGGAAACACTTGCCAGTAGGCTACCACCAGATGCTATTTCTTTTTCCTCAAAGCTGGCAAACATTGAAAGAAGTGAAAATGGTGAAACCTTGTTGAAACTTGAAGATGGTATTCGGATATCTGCCAAG ATATTGATCGCTTGTGATGGGATTCGGTCACCAGTGGCCAAGTTGATGGGGTTTCCAGAGCCTAACTATGTAGGACATTGTGCATTTCGAGGCCTAGCATATTTCCCGGAAGGACAGCCATTTGAACCAAAAGTAAACTACATTTATGGAAAAGGAGTGCGTGCTGGATATGTTCCTGTATCTGAAACCAAAGTCTATTGGTTTATCTGCTACAATAGCTCGTCACCAG GTCCAAAGATAACAGATCCATCTATTTTGAGACAGCAGGCTGAACAACTCGTTAAAAATTGGCCAACCGAACTAATAAACCTCATCAATCTTACACCAGACGACACAATCATAAGAACCAGCCTAGTAGATAGATGGCTTTGGCCCTCAATCAGCCCTCCAGCCTCTACTGGCAGTATTGTGCTGGTTGGCGATGCATGGCACCCAATGACACCAAATCTCGGTCAAGGTGCTTGTTGTGCACTTGAAGATTCAATAGTTTTGACAAAAAAACTTGCAGAAGCTATCAAATCTAAACGTACTTCAGTCGAGGACGCATTCAAAGCATATGGAAGTGAAAGATGGCCCCGTATATTTCCATTAACAGTACGTGCATACCTTGTAGGTGCACTATTACAGTGGGATAATCCAGTTATATGTGCTGTTAGGGATAACATTGTTGTACCTAAGCTTGTGAGGCTTGGACCAGTTCTGGAGCAtactaattttgaatttgaccCTCTATAA
- the LOC101248786 gene encoding monooxygenase 2 isoform X2: MALSSSTLLLVKSHISLSSFSNPSLYFRRGETRLRVRPISLSIINARADERKEDIVIVGAGIAGLATAVSLQRLGIRTLVLEQGESLRTGGTSLTLFKNGWKALDAIGVGNDLRSQFLEIQGMAIKSEDGRELRSFRFKDEDESQEVRAVERRVLLETLASRLPPDAISFSSKLANIERSENGETLLKLEDGIRISAKILIACDGIRSPVAKLMGFPEPNYVGHCAFRGLAYFPEGQPFEPKVNYIYGKGVRAGYVPVSETKVYWFICYNSSSPGPKITDPSILRQQAEQLVKNWPTELINLINLTPDDTIIRTSLVDRWLWPSISPPASTGSIVLVGDAWHPMTPNLGQGACCALEDSIVLTKKLAEAIKSKRTSVEDAFKAYGSERWPRIFPLTVRAYLVGALLQWDNPVICAVRDNIVVPKLVRLGPVLEHTNFEFDPL, from the exons atGGCTTTATCCTCTTCCACTCTGTTGCTTGTGAAATCCCAtatctctctttcttctttttcgaACCCATCACTGTATTTCAGACGAGGTGAAACCAGACTTCGAGTCAGACCCATTTCTTTGTCCATTATAAATGCTCGAGCTGAtgagagaaaagaagatattGTCATCGTCGGAGCTGGAATTGCTGGTCTTGCTACTGCTGTTTCTCTTCAGAG GCTGGGTATTAGAACATTGGTACTTGAGCAGGGTGAATCATTGAGGACCGGAGGAACCTCACTAACCCTTTTTAAAAATGGATGGAAGGCTTTGGATGCTATTGGAGTTGGCAATGATCTCAGGAGTCAGTTTCTTGAAATTCAAGG GATGGCTATAAAATCAGAAGATGGAAGAGAATTGCGCTCTTTCAGGTTCAAAGATGAGGATGAAAG TCAAGAAGTCCGTGCTGTGGAGAGAAGAGTCCTACTGGAAACACTTGCCAGTAGGCTACCACCAGATGCTATTTCTTTTTCCTCAAAGCTGGCAAACATTGAAAGAAGTGAAAATGGTGAAACCTTGTTGAAACTTGAAGATGGTATTCGGATATCTGCCAAG ATATTGATCGCTTGTGATGGGATTCGGTCACCAGTGGCCAAGTTGATGGGGTTTCCAGAGCCTAACTATGTAGGACATTGTGCATTTCGAGGCCTAGCATATTTCCCGGAAGGACAGCCATTTGAACCAAAAGTAAACTACATTTATGGAAAAGGAGTGCGTGCTGGATATGTTCCTGTATCTGAAACCAAAGTCTATTGGTTTATCTGCTACAATAGCTCGTCACCAG GTCCAAAGATAACAGATCCATCTATTTTGAGACAGCAGGCTGAACAACTCGTTAAAAATTGGCCAACCGAACTAATAAACCTCATCAATCTTACACCAGACGACACAATCATAAGAACCAGCCTAGTAGATAGATGGCTTTGGCCCTCAATCAGCCCTCCAGCCTCTACTGGCAGTATTGTGCTGGTTGGCGATGCATGGCACCCAATGACACCAAATCTCGGTCAAGGTGCTTGTTGTGCACTTGAAGATTCAATAGTTTTGACAAAAAAACTTGCAGAAGCTATCAAATCTAAACGTACTTCAGTCGAGGACGCATTCAAAGCATATGGAAGTGAAAGATGGCCCCGTATATTTCCATTAACAGTACGTGCATACCTTGTAGGTGCACTATTACAGTGGGATAATCCAGTTATATGTGCTGTTAGGGATAACATTGTTGTACCTAAGCTTGTGAGGCTTGGACCAGTTCTGGAGCAtactaattttgaatttgaccCTCTATAA
- the LOC101248786 gene encoding monooxygenase 2 isoform X4: MAIKSEDGRELRSFRFKDEDESQEVRAVERRVLLETLASRLPPDAISFSSKLANIERSENGETLLKLEDGIRISAKILIACDGIRSPVAKLMGFPEPNYVGHCAFRGLAYFPEGQPFEPKVNYIYGKGVRAGYVPVSETKVYWFICYNSSSPGPKITDPSILRQQAEQLVKNWPTELINLINLTPDDTIIRTSLVDRWLWPSISPPASTGSIVLVGDAWHPMTPNLGQGACCALEDSIVLTKKLAEAIKSKRTSVEDAFKAYGSERWPRIFPLTVRAYLVGALLQWDNPVICAVRDNIVVPKLVRLGPVLEHTNFEFDPL, encoded by the exons ATGGCTATAAAATCAGAAGATGGAAGAGAATTGCGCTCTTTCAGGTTCAAAGATGAGGATGAAAG TCAAGAAGTCCGTGCTGTGGAGAGAAGAGTCCTACTGGAAACACTTGCCAGTAGGCTACCACCAGATGCTATTTCTTTTTCCTCAAAGCTGGCAAACATTGAAAGAAGTGAAAATGGTGAAACCTTGTTGAAACTTGAAGATGGTATTCGGATATCTGCCAAG ATATTGATCGCTTGTGATGGGATTCGGTCACCAGTGGCCAAGTTGATGGGGTTTCCAGAGCCTAACTATGTAGGACATTGTGCATTTCGAGGCCTAGCATATTTCCCGGAAGGACAGCCATTTGAACCAAAAGTAAACTACATTTATGGAAAAGGAGTGCGTGCTGGATATGTTCCTGTATCTGAAACCAAAGTCTATTGGTTTATCTGCTACAATAGCTCGTCACCAG GTCCAAAGATAACAGATCCATCTATTTTGAGACAGCAGGCTGAACAACTCGTTAAAAATTGGCCAACCGAACTAATAAACCTCATCAATCTTACACCAGACGACACAATCATAAGAACCAGCCTAGTAGATAGATGGCTTTGGCCCTCAATCAGCCCTCCAGCCTCTACTGGCAGTATTGTGCTGGTTGGCGATGCATGGCACCCAATGACACCAAATCTCGGTCAAGGTGCTTGTTGTGCACTTGAAGATTCAATAGTTTTGACAAAAAAACTTGCAGAAGCTATCAAATCTAAACGTACTTCAGTCGAGGACGCATTCAAAGCATATGGAAGTGAAAGATGGCCCCGTATATTTCCATTAACAGTACGTGCATACCTTGTAGGTGCACTATTACAGTGGGATAATCCAGTTATATGTGCTGTTAGGGATAACATTGTTGTACCTAAGCTTGTGAGGCTTGGACCAGTTCTGGAGCAtactaattttgaatttgaccCTCTATAA